GCCGTACGCCTTGCCCATCTCCTGAATGTACGGCCCGATCCAGCGCGTTGACGAAGACGAAACCTCCGCCGTTACCCGCTCTGCATCGAGCGAGCCGGTCTGCCAGATCAGATTGATTTTGCCCTCCAGCCTCCCACAGAAACGAAGCAGCGCGTTGTTGATCGCCCGTGCCCCGCGACTGCCGCCGAACACCAGTAGCGTGGGCAGATCGCCCCGGAGACCGAAAAAGTCGAGACATGCCTGACGCGGCTCGGCGGGGAACTCGCGCGCCGGATTGCCCGTCACGAACACATTCTTGCTGTCGCCGAAAAACTTGCGGCTCTCGGCGAACGACAGGTGCACCTCCGACGCCATCCGGGCAAGCATACGGGTGGTCACGCCCGGAAAAGCGTTCTGCTCCTGAATGAGCGTTTTGCAGCCCGAAAGCTGCGCGGCAAGCAGCAACGGAGCACTGACGTAACCGCCCGTGCCGACAACTACGTTGGGCGTCTCTTTACGGATGATCGAAAAAGCCTGCATGAGCGATGAGCCGAAATCCTTCAGCACCCCAACGTTCGCCGCGAGGTCGCGCAGCGAGCGCCCGCGCTTCAGCCCCCGAACCGGCAGGAGGTGCAACGGATAGCCGAGGCGCGGCACCTCGGTGGCTTCAATACCGGCCGGAGTACCCGCGAAGGAGATTTCGACGCCGGGCACGACCTTCTTCAGCTCGGAAGCCATCGCGACGCCGGGGTAGAGATGGCCGCCGGTTCCGCCTCCGGCAAACAGCACCTTCATGACCGCCCTCCCTTCGAATCGAGCAAGGCCTCGGCCCGCTGCACCGTTTCGACCTTTTTCCGGTACCGCGAAATACTCACCAGCATCCCGATGCC
This portion of the Chlorobaculum parvum NCIB 8327 genome encodes:
- the murG gene encoding undecaprenyldiphospho-muramoylpentapeptide beta-N-acetylglucosaminyltransferase, with the protein product MKVLFAGGGTGGHLYPGVAMASELKKVVPGVEISFAGTPAGIEATEVPRLGYPLHLLPVRGLKRGRSLRDLAANVGVLKDFGSSLMQAFSIIRKETPNVVVGTGGYVSAPLLLAAQLSGCKTLIQEQNAFPGVTTRMLARMASEVHLSFAESRKFFGDSKNVFVTGNPAREFPAEPRQACLDFFGLRGDLPTLLVFGGSRGARAINNALLRFCGRLEGKINLIWQTGSLDAERVTAEVSSSSTRWIGPYIQEMGKAYGAADLVLCRAGASSLAELTNLGKPSVLAPYPYAAADHQRHNARALVNAGAAIMIEDTNLADDASLETILDLLGDSERLDRMGHASRSEGYPGAAAELAGRIIALSKS